In Bacillus pumilus, the sequence TGATTTTAAATTGACTTGTTAACTCTTTTAGTTCCTCTGCCATATTTGCAAGTGTCACAGAAGAGGACGTAATTTCTTCCATAGATGCCAGCTGCTGTTCAGCAGAAGCAGCAATGTCTTGAATGTTCGCTCCGCTTTCCCTTGAGACTTGACGAATCTCCTGCATGGCTTGTGACACAAGCTTTGAACCGCTCGATAGGTCAATCGCCGTATCGTTTAATTGGGTCAGTTTTTTCGACATTCCTTCTGCCGCCTCATAAATGTTCTGGAAGCTTTCTTTTGCCTCTTCTGTCATGCCGAGTCCTGCATTTACTTCTCGATTGACCGTTTTGAACATATCTTGAGATTTAGCAATTTCTAACACAATTTCTTGGATCAGCTTTTCAATTTCTTTCGCTGAATCTGCGGATTGGACAGCTAGTTTTCTCACTTCCTCTGCAACGACGGAGAAGCCGCGCCCCGATTCACCTGCTCTTGCTGCTTCGATTGCTGCATTAAGCGCAAGTAAATTCGTTTGATCCGCAATGCCGTTAATCACATTTAAAATACTCGTAATATCTTTAGATTTGTATTCTAATTCTTTCATGACTTGTTCTGCTTCTTGTACAGATGTATCGATATGTTTCATTTGGTTGGCTGTGCTTTCAACAATGCGGCCGCCTTGACCAGCAGCCTCTGTCGATTGAAGTGAGACAGCAGCCACTTCTGATGAGGTATGTGACATGCCTTGTAATCCTTCATTCATCGCCACAAGCTGATTCGTACTAGATTCGAATTTCTCGTTTTGCGCTTCATTTCCATTTGAAAATTGTTCAATCGACATCGTGATATGCTCTGTTGCTTGACTCGTTTGGCTGGCACTTGCGGTCAGCTCCTCTGAAGCAGAAGCCACATTGTCGACAGAATGTTGTACAGCTCGGATGACTTCGCGAAGGGATTCACTCATCTTGCTAAAGCTTCTTGTCAGATCCCCTATTTCATCCTTCGATTTGGTTTCAAGAGTTTCGGTTAAATCGCCTTCACTCACTTTGTTTGAGAAATCAACCAGCTTTCTAAGCCCAATTGTGATGGAGCGAACGATGAAGAAGATTGCGATGCCGCCAAGGATAAATGAAGAAATTAAAAGAATAATGGCAGAATTCCAAACTGGCAGTGCTGCTTCTTCTGTTTCTGATACAAACATCGTTCCAGCAATTTTCCAACCTGTTAAATCATTCGTGACAAAAACGAGACGCTTTTGCTCTCCTTTATTCTCATAAGTTGCATTTCCTTCTTTGCCGCTGTAAAGGATAGATGAAATATTTCCTGTGACCTTAGAGCCTGATTTTTCTTCTGGATGAGCCACAATTTGTTTGTTTTTATTTGCAATAATTGGATAACCTTCTCGTCCAATTTTAATTTCCTTTATTTTATCAACAATGTCCTGAACATCGATATCGATCCCGATGGCTCCCGACCCGTCCTTCAGGCGCTGAGCGATCGTGACAACCATGCCATTTGTTGTAGCAGAGATGTATGGATTGGTGACAACAGGTTCACCTTTTTCATCCTGCATTGCTTGTTGATACCAATCGCGTGTTGTTGGATCATAGCCTTTTGGCATATCTACTTTAGGAAACTGAACGAAATCACGCTTTTTACTTGCTGCATAAAAACCAACTACGTCTTCTTCATTGATTTTGCTGTATATCTCAAAATGCTCATAAAGTTCATGCTGGTTTTTCTTTTTAAAGTCGTTTGCAGTGGACGTTTCGGTAAAGAGTTTCACCGCGTTTTCTTTGTTCAAAAGCTTTTGCTCGATCAAGTCATTCAGCTCATTGACTCTTGCATTCGCTCCGTACATGATTTCATGATCTAATTCTTGTTTGGCAATCTGATATGAAATCGCACTTAGTGTAATGATTGGTAAGACGAGAACAAGTGTGAATGAAATAATCAGTCTCTTTGAAATCGATGGTTTTTTCAACCATTTTATTGCACTTTTCATGGTTTTCCTCCTTTTAAACGTTATGTTTTATATCGGACAACTTCATATTATTTTCATGTTTTTCAAATAAAAAGGATGCCTTTTTGTTTATTTTCACTAATTGATTCCTTGCCCAAGCATCGCGCATACGCTAATACAAAAGGGGGCGATTTTCATATGATTATCCTTTCAGGACAGCCAGTGACAAATGATCAGCTGGCATCGTTTCAGCTAGAGGGACAAAAGCGAATCATTTTGATGCAGTTACAAGCTTCAAATGATACGTTCCGCTATAGGCAAGCATCAGATTTGTTATTTGAGGTGACCTTAAGATCGAACATTATGAATGCCGCAAGAGATTTGCATAAAAGTGGTGCCTCATTTGCCGTCTTTCAAAGGTCTCGTGCAAATGACGCATTTTGGCGTGTATCAGAGGCAGGAGCACTAGAACTGCGCTATCAAGTTGAACCATCTAGAGGGATCAAAGACATTTTTGAAAATGGCTCAAAATATGCGTTTGAATGTGCAACGGCGATAGTCATTGTATTTTATATGGGGGTCCTGCAAACGGTAGGAGACGAGAAGTTCAATCGAAGGCTTCGAAGTTTAACACTGTATGACTGGCATTATGATACATTGTCGATTTATACAGAACGTGGAAATGACTTTATTTACGGAGATTGTTTATATTTCGAGAATCCGGAGTTTAGCTATCAGCAGTCACAATGGCGCGGGGAAAATGTCATTTACTTAGGAGAAGATCAATATTACGGACATGGGCTTGGCATTTTAACAGCAGCAGAAATGATCGACAAATTAAACAACAGAAGGCGGCCAGGTGCTGTTCAATCCGCTTATTTATTGCCGCAGACCACCCGGATGGATGTCATCTATCTCAGGCAAATGTTCGGCAGCTAAAAAAGGCCTCTTGTCTATTGGTTATGACAAGGGGCCTTTGTATGCCTTGCGTTTGCGATAATCTTGGAGCGTGCCAAGCATCGTGTTCGCAAGGATCTCCATTTCTTCTAGATCGTTTCTTGTGACCGGAGGGTCGTGGCGGCTCCATTTCACGTAACGAGCAAAATAGTAATGACGAATGGGGGTAAGGACGGCAGGAGAGTGCGGAAAATCATCAAATACAAATTCGATTTGTCCTTTTTTCCGGTACGAATGTTTTAAGATGTCTATCCTGTCACACCCCCCTCATGAATTTATGTCTGCGTGAGTTCGTGCATGATGTCTTCAACGGTTAAAATTGAATGAATGCGGCCAACGCCCTGTCCTGCCCAAAGAGCCATTTGCTCAGGGTTTCCCGCAGCGGCTGCCGCTTTTCGCATAGGCGTTG encodes:
- a CDS encoding protein-glutamine gamma-glutamyltransferase, encoding MIILSGQPVTNDQLASFQLEGQKRIILMQLQASNDTFRYRQASDLLFEVTLRSNIMNAARDLHKSGASFAVFQRSRANDAFWRVSEAGALELRYQVEPSRGIKDIFENGSKYAFECATAIVIVFYMGVLQTVGDEKFNRRLRSLTLYDWHYDTLSIYTERGNDFIYGDCLYFENPEFSYQQSQWRGENVIYLGEDQYYGHGLGILTAAEMIDKLNNRRRPGAVQSAYLLPQTTRMDVIYLRQMFGS
- a CDS encoding methyl-accepting chemotaxis protein, translated to MSESLREVIRAVQHSVDNVASASEELTASASQTSQATEHITMSIEQFSNGNEAQNEKFESSTNQLVAMNEGLQGMSHTSSEVAAVSLQSTEAAGQGGRIVESTANQMKHIDTSVQEAEQVMKELEYKSKDITSILNVINGIADQTNLLALNAAIEAARAGESGRGFSVVAEEVRKLAVQSADSAKEIEKLIQEIVLEIAKSQDMFKTVNREVNAGLGMTEEAKESFQNIYEAAEGMSKKLTQLNDTAIDLSSGSKLVSQAMQEIRQVSRESGANIQDIAASAEQQLASMEEITSSSVTLANMAEELKELTSQFKIN